From a region of the Helianthus annuus cultivar XRQ/B chromosome 5, HanXRQr2.0-SUNRISE, whole genome shotgun sequence genome:
- the LOC110941397 gene encoding pre-mRNA-splicing factor SLU7 isoform X1, producing MATASVAFKSREDHRKQMELEEARKAGLAPAEVDEDGKEINPHIPQYMSSAPWYLNAERPSLKHQRKWKSDPNYTKSWYDRGAKIFQADKYRKGACENCGAMTHTAKTCMERPRKLGAKWTSKNIAPDEKIETIELDYDGKRDRWNGYDAASYAHVIERYEARDEARKKYLKEQQLKKLEEKNKSENADSDDEDNEDALKVDEAKVDESKQMDFAKVEKRVRTTGGGSTGTVRNLRIREDTAKYLLNLDVNSAHYDPKTRSMREDPLPDMDPNEKFYAGDNQNRISGQALEFKQLNIHAWEAFEKGNDVHMQAAPSQAELLYKNYKINKEKLKSKVKETVLEKYGNAASEEPLPRELLLGQSEREVEYDRAGRIIKGQEMALPRSKYEEDVYINNHTAVWGSWWKDHQWGYKCCKQLVRNSYCTGAAGIEAAEAAADLMKANIARKEASEDVIASAEEKQLATWGTEIPDDLVLDQAKLAEALKKEDKRRKEEKDERKRKYNVKWNDEVTAEDMEAYRMKKVHHDDPMKDFLN from the exons ATGGCGACTGCATCAG TGGCGTTCAAATCCCGAGAGGATCACCGGAAGCAGATGGAACTAGAAGAAGCACGAAAAGCTGGACTTGCACCTGCTGAGGTTGACGAAGATGGAAAGGAAATCAATCCACATATTCCTCAGTATATGTCATCTGCTCCTTGGTATCTTAATGCAGAGAGACCG AGTTTAAAacatcaaaggaaatggaaatcagacccAAATTATACAAAATCATGGTATGACAGAGGTGCAAAAATATTCCAGGCTGACAAGTATAGAAAGGGTGCATGTGAAAA TTGTGGAGCCATGACACACACAGCGAAGACATGCATGGAGAGGCCACGAAAGCTAGGGGCAAAATGGACAAGTAAAAATATCGCACCGGACGAGAAAATAGAGACTATTGAGCTAGATTACGACGGGAAAAGGGATAGGTGGAATGGATACGATGCTGCATCATACGCTCATGTAATTGAAAGATACGAAGCTAGAGATGAAGCTAGAAAAAAGTACTTGAAAGAACAGCAGCTTAAGAAGCTAGAAGAGAAGAACAAAAGCGAAAATGCAGACAGTGATGATGAGGACAACGAAGATGCTTTAAAGGTGGATGAAGCCAAAGTTGATGAAAGTAAGCAGATGGATTTTGCAAAAGTTGAGAAACGTGTGCGTACTACCGGTGGTGGCAGCACGGGAACTGTTAG GAACCTGCGTATTCGAGAAGATACAGCAAAATATCTGCTTAATCTTGATGTCAATTCCGCTCACTATGATCCTAAAACTCGATCCATGCGTGAGGATCCGCTTCCAGATATGGACCCAAATGAAAAGTTCTACGCT GGTGATAATCAGAACAGAATAAGCGGTCAAGCGTTGGAGTTCAAGCAGCTAAATATACACGCATGGGAAGCATTTGAAAAAGGGAACGATGTGCACATGCAAGCCGCTCCATCTCAAGCAGAATTATTGTACAAAAACTACAAAATTAATAAAGAAAAACTCAAGTCCAAAGTGAAAGAAACTGTTCTCGAAAAGTACGGCAATGCGGCTAGTGAAGAACCTCTTCCAAGGGAACTTCTACTGGGACAAAGTGAAAGAGAAGTCGAATACGACCGTGCTGGTAGGATCATAAAGGGCCAG GAAATGGCGCTACCGAGGAGCAAATATGAAGAAGATGTATACATTAATAATCATACAGCGGTTTGGGGCTCATGGTGGAAGGATCATCAGTGGGGATACAAATGCTGCAAACAGTTGGTTAGGAACAGTTACTGTACAGGTGCTGCGGGAATAGAAGCCGCTGAAGCTGCAGCAGATCTAATGAAGGCCAACATTGCTCGTAAAGAGGCTTCTGAAG ATGTTATTGCCTCAGCCGAAGAGAAGCAGCTTGCGACATGGGGAACCGAAATACCTGACGACTTAGTTTTGGACCAAGCAAAACTTGCTGAAGCACTTAAAAAG GAGGACAAGAGAAGGAAAGAAGAAAAAGACGAAAGGAAACGCAAATACAATGTCAAGTGGAATGATGAG GTGACAGCTGAAGACATGGAAGCATATAGGATGAAGAAAGTTCATCATGATGACCCAATGAAAGACTTCCTAAACTAA
- the LOC110941397 gene encoding pre-mRNA-splicing factor SLU7 isoform X2 produces MTEVQKYSRLTSIERVHVKTKTCMERPRKLGAKWTSKNIAPDEKIETIELDYDGKRDRWNGYDAASYAHVIERYEARDEARKKYLKEQQLKKLEEKNKSENADSDDEDNEDALKVDEAKVDESKQMDFAKVEKRVRTTGGGSTGTVRNLRIREDTAKYLLNLDVNSAHYDPKTRSMREDPLPDMDPNEKFYAGDNQNRISGQALEFKQLNIHAWEAFEKGNDVHMQAAPSQAELLYKNYKINKEKLKSKVKETVLEKYGNAASEEPLPRELLLGQSEREVEYDRAGRIIKGQEMALPRSKYEEDVYINNHTAVWGSWWKDHQWGYKCCKQLVRNSYCTGAAGIEAAEAAADLMKANIARKEASEDVIASAEEKQLATWGTEIPDDLVLDQAKLAEALKKEDKRRKEEKDERKRKYNVKWNDEVTAEDMEAYRMKKVHHDDPMKDFLN; encoded by the exons ATGACAGAGGTGCAAAAATATTCCAGGCTGACAAGTATAGAAAGGGTGCATGTGAAAA CGAAGACATGCATGGAGAGGCCACGAAAGCTAGGGGCAAAATGGACAAGTAAAAATATCGCACCGGACGAGAAAATAGAGACTATTGAGCTAGATTACGACGGGAAAAGGGATAGGTGGAATGGATACGATGCTGCATCATACGCTCATGTAATTGAAAGATACGAAGCTAGAGATGAAGCTAGAAAAAAGTACTTGAAAGAACAGCAGCTTAAGAAGCTAGAAGAGAAGAACAAAAGCGAAAATGCAGACAGTGATGATGAGGACAACGAAGATGCTTTAAAGGTGGATGAAGCCAAAGTTGATGAAAGTAAGCAGATGGATTTTGCAAAAGTTGAGAAACGTGTGCGTACTACCGGTGGTGGCAGCACGGGAACTGTTAG GAACCTGCGTATTCGAGAAGATACAGCAAAATATCTGCTTAATCTTGATGTCAATTCCGCTCACTATGATCCTAAAACTCGATCCATGCGTGAGGATCCGCTTCCAGATATGGACCCAAATGAAAAGTTCTACGCT GGTGATAATCAGAACAGAATAAGCGGTCAAGCGTTGGAGTTCAAGCAGCTAAATATACACGCATGGGAAGCATTTGAAAAAGGGAACGATGTGCACATGCAAGCCGCTCCATCTCAAGCAGAATTATTGTACAAAAACTACAAAATTAATAAAGAAAAACTCAAGTCCAAAGTGAAAGAAACTGTTCTCGAAAAGTACGGCAATGCGGCTAGTGAAGAACCTCTTCCAAGGGAACTTCTACTGGGACAAAGTGAAAGAGAAGTCGAATACGACCGTGCTGGTAGGATCATAAAGGGCCAG GAAATGGCGCTACCGAGGAGCAAATATGAAGAAGATGTATACATTAATAATCATACAGCGGTTTGGGGCTCATGGTGGAAGGATCATCAGTGGGGATACAAATGCTGCAAACAGTTGGTTAGGAACAGTTACTGTACAGGTGCTGCGGGAATAGAAGCCGCTGAAGCTGCAGCAGATCTAATGAAGGCCAACATTGCTCGTAAAGAGGCTTCTGAAG ATGTTATTGCCTCAGCCGAAGAGAAGCAGCTTGCGACATGGGGAACCGAAATACCTGACGACTTAGTTTTGGACCAAGCAAAACTTGCTGAAGCACTTAAAAAG GAGGACAAGAGAAGGAAAGAAGAAAAAGACGAAAGGAAACGCAAATACAATGTCAAGTGGAATGATGAG GTGACAGCTGAAGACATGGAAGCATATAGGATGAAGAAAGTTCATCATGATGACCCAATGAAAGACTTCCTAAACTAA